In Paracoccus methylovorus, a genomic segment contains:
- a CDS encoding class I SAM-dependent methyltransferase, whose translation MSGATHMGDAASYAARVARHVPGLKDLHRMAGLLLAERVPEAGRVLVLGAGGGLELRAFARAYPGWRFDGVDPSAGMIRQARDTLGQDDDRVTFHQGYIDDAPEGPFDGATCLLTLHFLPREERLRTLRQLHRRLRPAALFVMAHHSFPQADGLQDLWLRRNAAWLVSGGVPEAQAMAGMATMKERLPVLAPEEDAALLAAAGFREVQLFYAALTFKGWIAWA comes from the coding sequence ATGAGCGGCGCGACCCATATGGGCGACGCCGCTAGCTATGCCGCGCGTGTCGCGCGCCATGTGCCGGGGCTCAAGGACTTGCACCGTATGGCCGGGCTGCTGCTGGCCGAGCGCGTGCCCGAGGCGGGCCGTGTCCTGGTCCTCGGCGCAGGCGGCGGGCTGGAGCTGCGCGCCTTCGCCAGGGCTTATCCGGGCTGGCGCTTCGACGGCGTCGATCCCTCGGCCGGGATGATCCGGCAGGCACGGGACACCCTCGGTCAAGATGACGACCGGGTGACGTTTCATCAGGGCTATATCGATGACGCCCCCGAAGGCCCCTTCGACGGTGCGACCTGCCTGCTGACCCTGCATTTCCTGCCGCGCGAGGAACGCCTGCGCACCCTGCGCCAGCTGCATCGCCGCCTTCGCCCCGCGGCGCTCTTCGTCATGGCCCATCACAGTTTTCCGCAGGCGGACGGCCTGCAGGATCTGTGGCTGCGGCGCAATGCGGCCTGGCTGGTCTCGGGCGGCGTTCCCGAGGCGCAGGCCATGGCCGGCATGGCCACGATGAAAGAGCGCCTGCCGGTCCTTGCGCCCGAGGAGGATGCCGCGCTTCTGGCGGCGGCGGGCTTCCGCGAGGTCCAGCTGTTCTATGCCGCCCTTACCTTCAAGGGCTGGATCGCCTGGGCGTGA
- the fes gene encoding enterochelin esterase, whose protein sequence is MVRLALLLAVLAGPGLAQDTLVPGPVETVELVAGAPLCLRIEAPPGSYLAGRIEAGALPVDADLLDAQGHHLRRLSHDGRGNIGFHAVAEQDTTLLQLSAPQAGRVGVALDQPVPPADQHPPAPEYLSPRIAALAAGGDIDAFWRKVAAEGTPMVEDAGKGKVVVTFLWRGASRNVRLFGAPSNDHEWLERLLGTDIWFKSFRVPDSLRLSYKLAPDVPDIPGDARARREAILATAQMDPLNRHPWPSETPDRFNQDSTVVLRNAPAQPGTPPAAEADPELKRFTFDSGLLGNSREITLSFLRGLDPADPDIVLALIFDGEQAMNRIDAPRMLDTLTRQGALPPVVAVLIPSIDSQTRGKELPGNPVFAQALAEELLPRVAAETGIRPDPARTVLAGASYGGLAAATVALARPDTFGNAISMSGSFWWAPEGTVADGIPHVAAAYAGREKLPIRFFLSAGLFETGRAGTAGILETSRQLRDVLRLQGYEVAWREYVGGHDYLVWRGALADGLIALFGAEE, encoded by the coding sequence ATGGTAAGGCTGGCCCTGCTGCTGGCCGTGCTGGCAGGTCCGGGACTGGCGCAGGACACGCTGGTTCCCGGCCCGGTCGAAACGGTCGAACTGGTCGCGGGCGCGCCCCTGTGTCTGCGCATCGAGGCGCCCCCCGGCAGCTATCTGGCCGGGCGGATCGAGGCGGGCGCCCTGCCCGTCGATGCCGATCTGCTGGATGCGCAGGGCCACCATTTGCGCCGTCTGTCGCATGACGGTCGCGGCAATATCGGCTTTCATGCCGTGGCCGAGCAGGATACGACACTGCTGCAGCTGTCCGCCCCGCAGGCAGGCCGCGTCGGGGTGGCGCTGGATCAGCCGGTTCCGCCCGCCGACCAGCACCCGCCCGCGCCGGAATATCTCAGCCCGCGCATCGCCGCGCTGGCAGCCGGTGGCGATATCGATGCCTTCTGGCGCAAGGTCGCGGCGGAGGGCACGCCCATGGTAGAGGATGCCGGCAAGGGCAAGGTCGTCGTCACCTTCCTGTGGCGCGGGGCCAGCCGCAACGTGCGGCTGTTCGGCGCACCCTCGAACGACCATGAATGGCTGGAACGGCTGCTGGGCACGGATATCTGGTTCAAGAGCTTTCGCGTGCCGGACAGCCTGCGGCTTTCCTACAAGCTGGCGCCCGACGTGCCCGACATCCCGGGCGATGCCCGAGCGCGCCGGGAGGCGATCCTGGCCACGGCGCAGATGGATCCGCTGAATCGTCACCCCTGGCCCAGCGAAACACCGGACCGCTTCAATCAGGACTCGACGGTCGTGTTGCGGAATGCGCCCGCCCAGCCCGGCACGCCGCCCGCGGCCGAGGCGGACCCCGAGCTTAAGCGCTTCACCTTCGACAGCGGGCTTCTGGGCAACAGCCGCGAAATCACGCTGTCTTTCCTGCGCGGCCTGGACCCCGCCGACCCGGATATCGTGCTGGCCCTGATCTTCGATGGCGAGCAGGCCATGAACCGGATCGACGCCCCGCGCATGCTGGATACGCTGACACGTCAGGGGGCGCTGCCGCCGGTGGTGGCGGTGCTGATCCCCTCGATCGACAGCCAGACGCGGGGGAAGGAACTGCCCGGCAACCCGGTCTTTGCGCAGGCCCTGGCCGAGGAACTGCTGCCGCGCGTCGCGGCGGAAACCGGCATCCGCCCCGATCCTGCCCGGACGGTGCTGGCCGGCGCCAGCTATGGCGGCCTCGCCGCCGCCACGGTGGCGCTGGCCCGGCCCGATACCTTCGGCAACGCGATCTCGATGTCAGGCTCGTTCTGGTGGGCGCCCGAGGGCACGGTGGCGGACGGCATCCCCCATGTCGCTGCTGCTTATGCCGGGCGTGAGAAGCTGCCCATCCGGTTCTTCCTGAGCGCCGGGCTTTTCGAGACCGGGCGCGCCGGCACCGCCGGCATCCTGGAGACTTCGCGGCAATTGCGCGACGTGCTGCGGCTTCAGGGATATGAGGTCGCATGGCGGGAATATGTCGGCGGCCACGATTATCTGGTCTGGCGCGGGGCGCTGGCGGATGGGCTGATCGCCCTCTTCGGCGCAGAGGAGTGA
- a CDS encoding RNA polymerase sigma factor, producing MARMTLKLVAAEVKTRGGSAPLITNLVTSILQGKAVAIVTLWALPRAERCHFPDLNFLIVSVGLSEERHSINTAMSSIVLQLGSLFRSERDRLVRRVRHVIRSRTDAEDLVQDVFLNVLHREDRRDVQSPRNYLARAATNAALDHLRRQRVRSEILDCSREIAADVAAEQPGTEAIVQSRQELVVLHHTVEQLPRRTTRHACGQARSKGLESSHHRGANPE from the coding sequence ATGGCCCGGATGACCCTGAAACTGGTTGCCGCTGAAGTAAAGACCCGTGGCGGGTCTGCGCCATTGATCACCAATCTCGTTACGAGCATCCTCCAGGGCAAAGCTGTCGCGATTGTTACGCTATGGGCACTCCCGAGGGCTGAAAGATGCCATTTTCCTGATCTGAATTTCCTAATTGTTTCTGTAGGGTTATCTGAGGAGCGTCATTCGATAAACACGGCCATGTCCTCAATTGTGCTTCAACTGGGCAGTTTGTTTCGCAGCGAGCGTGACCGGCTTGTGCGGCGGGTGCGCCATGTCATACGTAGTCGGACGGACGCCGAGGATCTGGTGCAGGACGTTTTCTTGAATGTGCTCCACCGGGAGGATCGACGCGATGTCCAGTCGCCGCGCAACTATCTGGCCCGCGCCGCGACAAATGCCGCGCTGGATCACCTGCGCCGACAGCGGGTGCGGAGCGAGATACTGGATTGCAGCCGCGAAATTGCCGCCGATGTGGCGGCCGAGCAGCCCGGCACCGAGGCCATCGTGCAATCGCGCCAGGAACTGGTTGTCCTGCATCATACCGTCGAACAACTGCCGAGAAGAACCACTCGTCACGCATGTGGACAAGCAAGAAGCAAGGGACTAGAAAGCAGCCACCATCGCGGCGCCAATCCCGAGTAG
- a CDS encoding helix-turn-helix transcriptional regulator has product MRQFGGWFTFAAPDAALLVTLLPRMIHLRGVPRLTQLVHMLGEEAARDDAGRDLILARLVEILLIEALRAAPEGAAAPGLLRGLSDPRMASALRSLHGDITRAWTVPDLANTAGMSRSAFFERFTRMVGSPPMEYLTTWRMAVAHDLLRQGSLALDEVAARVGYGSASTFSTAFSRHTVQPPERYAKAVLAGG; this is encoded by the coding sequence ATGCGGCAGTTCGGCGGCTGGTTCACCTTTGCCGCGCCGGATGCGGCGCTGCTGGTAACGCTGTTGCCCCGGATGATCCACCTGCGCGGCGTGCCGCGGCTGACGCAGCTGGTGCATATGCTGGGCGAGGAGGCTGCGCGCGACGATGCGGGCCGCGACCTGATCCTGGCGCGTCTGGTCGAGATCCTGCTGATCGAGGCGTTGCGCGCCGCGCCGGAAGGAGCCGCGGCACCCGGCCTGCTGCGCGGCCTGTCCGATCCGCGCATGGCCAGCGCCCTGCGCAGCCTGCATGGCGACATCACCCGCGCCTGGACGGTTCCCGACCTCGCCAATACGGCCGGCATGTCGCGCTCGGCCTTCTTCGAGCGGTTCACCCGCATGGTCGGCAGCCCGCCGATGGAATACCTGACCACCTGGCGCATGGCCGTGGCGCACGATCTTTTGCGCCAGGGCAGCCTTGCGCTCGATGAGGTCGCAGCACGCGTCGGTTATGGCTCGGCGAGCACCTTCAGCACCGCCTTCAGCCGCCACACCGTCCAGCCACCGGAGCGGTATGCAAAAGCGGTGCTGGCGGGAGGATGA
- a CDS encoding Fic family protein — MIDSEPNQRLGRFVETPVAGKIVRAFVPPPLPPKPQIDVLALLDRLSLAERALGRLDGITMLLPRQELFLYMYVRKEAVLSSQIEGTQSTLTDLLRFETEAQAGEPIDDIREVSNYVDAMMYGLKRLEELPLSLRLIREMHARLLQSGRGDTKSPGEFRRTQNWIGGSRPGNALFVPPPVTELDTCLDALEHFMHEDSSRLPALIKAGLLHVQFETIHPFLDGNGRIGRLLVTLYLCVNGVLRKPLLYLSLYLKTHRADYYRLLQEVREHGNWEAWLDFFLAGVTKTANQAFEAATRIVDLFKEDRERITTESDRAGSALRIHDLFQQNPFLTSNQLVRQTGLSAPTVNAALADLEKMGIVDEITGRKRGRVFSYRRYLAILSEGTDPLPVGS; from the coding sequence ATGATCGATTCCGAACCCAATCAGCGGCTTGGCCGCTTCGTCGAAACCCCTGTCGCGGGCAAGATCGTGCGCGCCTTCGTTCCGCCGCCCCTGCCGCCGAAGCCGCAGATCGACGTGCTGGCTCTTCTGGACCGGCTGAGCCTCGCCGAACGCGCGCTCGGGCGGCTTGACGGCATTACCATGCTGCTGCCGCGCCAGGAACTGTTCCTCTACATGTATGTGCGCAAAGAGGCGGTGCTGTCGTCCCAGATCGAGGGCACGCAATCCACGCTGACCGATCTTCTGCGGTTCGAGACCGAGGCGCAGGCCGGGGAGCCGATCGACGACATCCGCGAGGTGTCGAACTATGTCGATGCGATGATGTACGGGCTGAAACGGCTGGAGGAACTGCCGCTGTCCTTGCGCCTGATCCGCGAGATGCATGCGCGGCTGCTGCAAAGCGGGCGCGGCGACACGAAAAGCCCGGGCGAGTTCCGCCGCACGCAGAACTGGATCGGCGGCTCGCGCCCGGGTAACGCGCTTTTTGTGCCGCCGCCCGTCACCGAACTCGACACCTGTCTGGATGCGCTGGAACACTTCATGCACGAGGACAGCTCGCGTCTTCCGGCGCTGATCAAGGCCGGGTTGCTGCATGTCCAGTTCGAGACCATCCACCCGTTCCTCGATGGCAACGGCCGTATCGGCCGCCTGCTGGTGACATTGTATCTCTGTGTCAACGGGGTGCTGCGCAAGCCGTTGCTCTATCTCAGCCTCTATCTGAAGACACACCGGGCAGACTACTATCGTCTGCTTCAGGAAGTGCGCGAGCATGGCAACTGGGAGGCTTGGCTCGATTTCTTCCTTGCCGGGGTAACTAAGACGGCGAACCAGGCGTTCGAGGCCGCGACCCGCATCGTTGACCTGTTCAAGGAAGACCGCGAGCGCATCACGACCGAAAGCGACCGGGCCGGATCGGCGCTGCGTATCCACGATCTCTTCCAGCAGAATCCGTTCCTGACCTCCAACCAGCTTGTCCGGCAGACGGGTCTGTCGGCGCCGACGGTCAATGCGGCGCTGGCTGATCTGGAGAAGATGGGCATCGTTGATGAGATCACCGGGCGCAAGCGGGGGCGGGTGTTCAGCTACCGGCGCTACCTTGCAATTCTTAGCGAAGGGACCGACCCTTTGCCGGTCGGCAGTTGA
- a CDS encoding type II toxin-antitoxin system RelB/DinJ family antitoxin, with amino-acid sequence MPAQTSMLHVRVDDKIKTQAAEALAGGGLTLSDAVRILLTRIAREGGLPAGLTADPDAYDAWFRAKVREALEDEHPTTVHADVRAEMRGLIDRKRRA; translated from the coding sequence ATGCCTGCACAAACATCAATGCTGCACGTTCGCGTGGACGACAAGATCAAGACCCAGGCAGCCGAGGCGCTGGCAGGTGGCGGTCTGACCCTTTCGGATGCCGTGCGCATCCTCCTCACCAGGATAGCCCGCGAGGGTGGCCTTCCTGCAGGGTTGACGGCCGATCCCGACGCCTATGACGCCTGGTTCCGGGCCAAGGTGCGAGAAGCGCTGGAGGATGAGCACCCTACGACGGTCCATGCCGATGTCAGGGCCGAGATGCGCGGACTGATCGACCGGAAGCGCCGTGCCTGA
- the map gene encoding type I methionyl aminopeptidase, whose product MTITNQDELDGLKEIGRIVANTMQAMAKAMEPGMTTRELDEIGRAMLEREGAVSAPQSTYNFPGATCISVNEEIAHGIPGDRMIAAGDLVNIDVSASRNGYFADTGATYRVAPMRPSLDRLCRDGRQAMQIGIAQVGSGRPLAGIGRAIGKFAERRGYTLIRNLASHGIGRALHEEPAEIPTWPARDERRRIHRGLVLTVEPFLSKGGLWATEADDGWTLYSAPSAPVVQYEHTVVATDRGAMVVTLPG is encoded by the coding sequence ATGACGATCACCAATCAGGACGAACTCGACGGGTTGAAGGAGATCGGCCGGATCGTCGCCAACACCATGCAGGCCATGGCGAAAGCGATGGAACCCGGCATGACCACTCGCGAGCTGGACGAGATCGGCCGTGCGATGCTGGAACGTGAGGGCGCCGTTTCGGCGCCGCAATCCACCTATAATTTTCCCGGCGCAACTTGCATCAGCGTGAACGAGGAAATCGCCCATGGCATCCCCGGTGACAGAATGATCGCGGCGGGCGATCTGGTGAATATCGACGTCTCGGCCTCCAGAAACGGCTATTTCGCAGATACCGGCGCCACATATCGCGTCGCGCCCATGCGCCCCTCGCTGGATCGGCTGTGCCGCGATGGCAGGCAGGCGATGCAGATCGGCATCGCCCAGGTCGGCAGCGGTCGGCCGCTTGCGGGCATCGGCCGCGCCATCGGCAAGTTTGCAGAGCGGCGCGGCTATACGCTGATCCGCAACCTTGCCAGCCATGGCATCGGCAGGGCGCTGCACGAAGAGCCTGCGGAAATTCCGACCTGGCCCGCGCGCGATGAACGGCGACGCATCCACAGGGGGCTTGTGCTGACGGTCGAACCGTTCCTGTCCAAAGGCGGCCTCTGGGCGACGGAGGCAGACGACGGCTGGACGCTTTACAGCGCGCCATCGGCTCCTGTTGTGCAATACGAACATACGGTCGTTGCGACGGACCGCGGTGCCATGGTGGTCACCTTGCCGGGCTGA
- a CDS encoding SDR family oxidoreductase, with translation MNTVFITGTSSGYGLETARHFHAQGWQVIATMRTPREGLLPEGLRILPLDVTDPASIAATIKAAGPIDVLVNNAGIGLVGAFEAAPMDYVRKLFETNTFGTMAMVQAMIPQMRTRRSGVIVNVTSSVTLAPMPLAAAYTASKQAIKGFTGSLAHELAAFGVRAKLVEPGYAPTTRFSQNIDFAIEDMIPPAYADFAAPVFAAFASPALITRETDVAEAVFRAATDGTDRLRYPAGADAVALAA, from the coding sequence ATGAACACCGTCTTCATCACCGGCACCTCGTCGGGCTATGGGCTGGAAACCGCCCGCCATTTCCACGCGCAGGGCTGGCAGGTCATCGCCACCATGCGGACCCCGCGCGAGGGGCTGTTGCCCGAGGGCCTGCGCATTCTGCCGCTGGATGTCACCGACCCGGCCAGCATCGCCGCCACCATCAAGGCCGCCGGTCCCATCGACGTGCTGGTGAACAATGCCGGCATCGGCCTTGTCGGCGCCTTCGAGGCCGCGCCGATGGATTACGTCCGCAAGCTGTTCGAGACCAACACCTTCGGCACCATGGCCATGGTGCAGGCGATGATCCCGCAGATGCGGACGCGGCGGTCGGGCGTGATCGTCAACGTCACCTCCAGCGTGACGCTGGCGCCGATGCCGCTGGCTGCCGCCTATACCGCCAGCAAGCAGGCGATCAAGGGCTTTACCGGATCGCTGGCGCATGAACTGGCGGCCTTCGGTGTGCGGGCAAAGCTGGTCGAGCCGGGCTATGCGCCGACCACGCGGTTTTCACAGAACATCGACTTCGCCATCGAGGACATGATCCCCCCGGCCTATGCTGATTTCGCCGCGCCGGTCTTTGCCGCCTTCGCCAGCCCGGCCCTGATCACGAGGGAAACCGACGTGGCCGAGGCGGTGTTCCGGGCCGCAACTGATGGCACCGACCGGCTGCGCTATCCGGCTGGAGCGGATGCGGTGGCGCTGGCGGCCTGA
- a CDS encoding cupin domain-containing protein, whose product MSDPLAQVIELLRPQAVFSKGITAAGRWAVEYTEFGRPAFAAMTMGSCRLTVAGEDPVTVEAGDFVLLPATPRFGMSSLNPRPASPDRRPHRLAAA is encoded by the coding sequence ATGTCTGACCCGCTTGCCCAGGTCATCGAGCTGCTGCGCCCGCAGGCGGTGTTCTCCAAGGGGATAACCGCCGCAGGCCGCTGGGCGGTTGAATATACCGAATTCGGCCGCCCGGCCTTTGCGGCGATGACGATGGGCAGTTGCCGGCTGACAGTCGCGGGTGAAGACCCGGTCACCGTCGAGGCCGGCGACTTCGTGCTGCTGCCCGCCACGCCGCGTTTCGGCATGTCCAGCCTGAACCCCCGGCCCGCTTCGCCGGATCGACGCCCGCACCGACTCGCCGCAGCATGA
- a CDS encoding TonB-dependent siderophore receptor → MKLGISHRMRLHTALLTSTVLTAAVPALAQAQEGAVVLDQVTITVGQAQGYAAQRSTAGTKTDTPLDETPASVSVVTDRQMRDQGVTSVAQALRYTPGVASEYRGSSNISDETYIRGFGYVPRYLDGLAIEGSGQQIGPWILESVATVKGPASLLYGQASPGGLIDMELKKADGTEHNRLGFDTGTDARAGVRLDVARRLDDTLSWRLVGLAEKADTQEDGLETRRLTLLPSLRWAPTDATTVTAYAMYQREPDAGYRNFREALGTLNPTSYGYIPGDFLVGDPDFERSERTSKSFGWTVEHKISDALTLRQKARYSIGDWDQRTLVWGVLAADERTISRTVTESYSKTKQALLDNQAEYRLNAGGGEHVILGGIDLKYTRNDSTSSYGAAANSIDWTDPVHAVGTVGEPRGQSDGISRLRQTGIYVQDQAKFGNLHVQAGLRYDWATNDSRDLLTGGRETYDGEALTGRIGLLYEMANGFSPYVSYSTSFEPVTQTPASGQDPFDPTEGRQVEIGVKWANSAETLMVTAAAYDLRQTNILKYDDATATYRQIGEIKSRGFELEAQGRVTDAFSLVAGYSYNDSKVSKSNDPDEIGTHNDRVPRHQALIWGKYDFGNGWDAALGVRYIGKSWARGNAFTVPGVTLVDAAVGYDLGALDRRYEGVRAQLNVTNLTDEFYTASCASAYACWVGSERQARLSVDYTW, encoded by the coding sequence ATGAAACTAGGGATTTCGCACCGTATGCGCCTGCATACGGCACTTTTGACATCGACCGTGCTTACCGCAGCCGTGCCGGCCCTCGCCCAGGCGCAAGAGGGCGCCGTTGTGCTGGATCAGGTGACCATCACCGTCGGGCAGGCACAGGGATATGCCGCGCAGCGCTCGACTGCCGGAACCAAGACCGATACGCCGCTTGATGAAACGCCGGCCTCGGTCTCGGTGGTGACGGATCGGCAGATGCGGGACCAGGGCGTCACCTCGGTCGCGCAAGCGCTGCGCTATACGCCGGGCGTCGCCTCGGAATATCGCGGCAGTTCGAACATCTCGGACGAGACCTATATCCGCGGCTTCGGCTACGTGCCACGCTATCTGGACGGTCTGGCCATCGAGGGCTCGGGCCAGCAGATCGGCCCCTGGATCCTGGAATCGGTGGCGACGGTCAAGGGGCCGGCCTCGCTGCTTTACGGCCAGGCCAGCCCCGGCGGCCTGATCGACATGGAACTGAAGAAGGCGGACGGCACGGAACATAACAGGCTGGGCTTCGACACCGGCACCGATGCGCGGGCCGGCGTGCGCCTGGACGTGGCCCGGCGGCTCGACGATACGTTGTCCTGGCGTCTGGTGGGCCTGGCCGAAAAGGCCGACACGCAGGAAGACGGGCTGGAAACCCGGCGGCTGACCTTGCTGCCTTCGCTGCGTTGGGCGCCGACGGATGCCACGACCGTGACGGCTTACGCGATGTATCAGCGCGAGCCCGATGCCGGCTACCGCAACTTCCGCGAGGCGCTGGGGACGCTGAACCCGACCTCTTACGGCTATATCCCCGGCGATTTCCTGGTCGGAGACCCGGATTTCGAGCGTTCGGAGCGGACCTCGAAAAGCTTCGGCTGGACGGTTGAGCACAAGATCAGCGACGCGCTGACCCTGCGCCAGAAGGCCCGGTATTCGATCGGCGACTGGGACCAGCGTACGCTGGTCTGGGGGGTGCTGGCCGCGGATGAGCGCACGATCAGCCGCACGGTCACGGAAAGCTACAGCAAGACGAAACAGGCCCTGCTGGACAATCAGGCCGAATACCGGCTGAATGCTGGTGGCGGAGAGCATGTCATCCTGGGCGGGATCGACCTGAAATATACGCGCAACGACAGCACGTCGAGCTATGGCGCTGCGGCCAATTCCATCGACTGGACCGATCCCGTTCATGCGGTCGGAACGGTTGGTGAGCCGCGCGGCCAGTCCGACGGCATCTCGCGCCTGCGCCAGACTGGCATCTATGTGCAGGACCAGGCGAAGTTCGGCAATCTGCATGTCCAGGCCGGGCTGCGCTACGACTGGGCCACGAACGACTCCCGAGACCTGCTGACCGGCGGCCGCGAAACCTATGACGGCGAGGCGCTGACCGGCCGCATCGGATTGCTCTATGAGATGGCGAACGGCTTCTCTCCCTATGTCAGCTATTCGACCTCGTTCGAGCCGGTGACGCAGACGCCCGCCAGCGGCCAGGACCCCTTCGACCCGACCGAGGGCCGGCAGGTCGAGATCGGCGTGAAATGGGCCAACAGCGCCGAGACGCTGATGGTCACCGCCGCGGCCTATGACCTGCGCCAGACCAATATCCTGAAATACGACGACGCCACCGCGACCTATCGCCAGATCGGCGAGATCAAGTCGCGCGGCTTCGAACTGGAGGCGCAGGGCCGGGTGACCGATGCCTTCTCACTGGTCGCGGGCTATTCCTACAACGACTCGAAAGTGTCGAAATCGAACGACCCGGACGAGATCGGAACCCATAACGACCGCGTGCCGCGGCATCAGGCCTTGATCTGGGGCAAATACGACTTCGGCAACGGCTGGGATGCGGCGCTGGGTGTGCGCTATATCGGCAAGAGCTGGGCGCGCGGCAACGCCTTTACCGTGCCCGGCGTGACGCTGGTCGATGCGGCAGTCGGCTATGATCTCGGCGCCCTGGATCGTCGTTACGAAGGCGTGCGCGCACAGCTGAACGTCACCAACCTGACCGACGAATTCTATACCGCCTCCTGTGCCAGCGCCTATGCCTGCTGGGTCGGAAGCGAGCGCCAGGCGCGGCTTTCGGTCGATTACACATGGTAA
- a CDS encoding NAD(P)/FAD-dependent oxidoreductase, giving the protein MQDVIVIGGSYAGMAAALQPARARRKVRVIDAGQRRNRFARHSHGFLGQDGIDPAQIWAAARQQLLTYPTLRWIEGEAVAISGRKDDFRLATADGTAHAGRRILLATGVRDLLPDIPGLPERWGKTVFHCPYCHGYELDQGRIGVIAAGAMSPHQAQLLPEWGEVTFLTNGALTLEPEQREDLRSRGVAVEETPIARIAGAAEVELRDGRVLPFAGLFTATRTEPASPLAEAAGCEVIETPMGRQVLTDETKETSLPGIFACGDVARAPHSVSLAVGDGAWAGAQLHRSLVWPE; this is encoded by the coding sequence ATGCAGGACGTGATCGTGATCGGCGGCAGCTATGCCGGAATGGCCGCCGCCCTGCAGCCGGCGCGTGCGCGCCGCAAGGTGCGGGTGATCGATGCCGGACAGCGGCGCAACCGCTTCGCCCGCCATTCGCACGGGTTTCTGGGGCAGGACGGGATTGATCCGGCGCAGATTTGGGCCGCGGCGCGACAACAGTTGCTGACCTATCCGACCCTGCGCTGGATCGAGGGCGAGGCCGTCGCGATCTCGGGGCGCAAGGACGATTTCCGGCTGGCCACGGCGGATGGCACGGCCCATGCCGGCCGCCGCATCCTGCTGGCCACCGGGGTCCGAGACCTGCTTCCCGACATTCCGGGCCTGCCGGAGCGATGGGGCAAGACGGTGTTCCATTGCCCCTATTGCCACGGCTACGAGCTGGACCAGGGCCGGATCGGGGTCATCGCCGCCGGCGCGATGTCGCCGCATCAGGCGCAGCTGCTGCCGGAATGGGGCGAGGTCACCTTCCTGACCAACGGCGCGCTGACACTGGAGCCGGAGCAGCGCGAAGACTTGCGCAGCCGCGGCGTCGCCGTCGAGGAAACCCCCATCGCCCGGATTGCGGGCGCGGCCGAGGTGGAACTGCGCGACGGCCGGGTGCTGCCCTTCGCCGGTCTTTTCACCGCGACCCGGACCGAGCCGGCCAGCCCGCTGGCCGAGGCCGCCGGCTGCGAGGTGATCGAGACGCCGATGGGCCGCCAGGTCCTGACGGATGAGACGAAGGAAACCAGCCTTCCCGGCATCTTCGCCTGCGGCGACGTCGCGCGGGCGCCGCATTCCGTCTCGCTGGCGGTGGGGGACGGCGCTTGGGCCGGGGCACAGCTGCATCGCTCGCTGGTCTGGCCGGAATGA
- a CDS encoding RrF2 family transcriptional regulator translates to MKRDSRLSSVLHALLHMAEHDGPMTSEALGRCLGTNPVVVRRTMGLLREVGLVTAERGHAGGWRISADLAAVSLRRLHEALGEPAIFAIGNRNETPECLVEQSVNAALDGAFAEAEAMLLERFADVTLADLAEDFARSHAQRRATKE, encoded by the coding sequence ATGAAGCGCGACAGCCGCCTTTCCTCGGTCCTCCATGCCCTGCTGCACATGGCGGAACATGACGGACCCATGACCTCCGAGGCGCTTGGCCGGTGCCTCGGCACCAATCCGGTGGTGGTGCGCCGCACCATGGGGCTGTTGCGCGAGGTGGGGTTGGTCACGGCCGAGCGGGGGCACGCCGGGGGCTGGCGCATCTCGGCCGACCTGGCGGCGGTCAGCCTGCGCCGGCTGCACGAGGCCCTGGGCGAGCCGGCGATCTTTGCCATCGGCAACCGCAACGAGACGCCGGAATGCCTGGTTGAGCAATCGGTCAATGCCGCGCTGGATGGCGCTTTTGCCGAGGCCGAGGCGATGCTGCTGGAACGTTTCGCCGACGTGACGCTGGCCGATCTGGCCGAGGATTTCGCCCGCAGCCATGCGCAAAGGCGGGCGACGAAGGAGTAG